A region of Crenobacter cavernae DNA encodes the following proteins:
- a CDS encoding TIGR00730 family Rossman fold protein: MSLFDKLPQASDRYATMHRFRAREAWHVLKIVSEFVESAEELQGITPAVSIFGSARTPRDHAYYKLTEEIARQLSDSGFSVISGGGPGIMEAANRGAFHGKSPSIGLNIVLPHEQSGNEFQDLSLRFNHFFSRKVMFVKHAIAYVVMPGGFGTMDEMFEALTLIQTGKGRKIPIILVGAEFWGGLVAWFRERLVGEGMVSSNDLNLIQLIDEPAAIVEAIFRYYETRGFEASPEEREQLLNL, translated from the coding sequence ATGAGCTTATTCGATAAGTTGCCGCAGGCGAGCGACCGGTACGCCACCATGCACCGCTTCCGCGCCCGCGAGGCGTGGCATGTGCTGAAGATCGTCTCGGAATTCGTGGAGTCGGCGGAAGAACTGCAGGGTATCACGCCCGCCGTCAGCATTTTCGGCAGCGCCCGCACCCCGCGTGACCACGCCTATTATAAGCTCACCGAAGAAATCGCCCGCCAACTGTCCGACTCGGGCTTCTCGGTGATTTCCGGCGGCGGCCCCGGCATCATGGAGGCGGCCAACCGCGGCGCCTTCCACGGCAAGAGCCCGTCGATCGGCCTGAACATCGTGCTGCCGCACGAGCAGAGCGGCAACGAATTCCAGGACCTGTCGCTGCGCTTCAACCACTTCTTCTCGCGCAAGGTGATGTTCGTCAAGCACGCGATCGCCTACGTCGTGATGCCGGGCGGTTTCGGCACCATGGACGAGATGTTCGAGGCGCTGACGCTGATCCAGACCGGCAAGGGTCGCAAGATCCCGATCATCCTGGTCGGCGCCGAGTTCTGGGGCGGGCTGGTCGCCTGGTTCCGCGAGCGCCTGGTCGGCGAAGGGATGGTTTCGTCGAACGACCTGAACCTGATCCAGCTGATCGACGAACCCGCCGCCATCGTCGAGGCGATCTTCCGCTACTACGAGACCCGCGGTTTCGAAGCGTCGCCGGAAGAGCGCGAACAACTGCTCAATCTATAG
- a CDS encoding DUF2782 domain-containing protein, translating into MRRLLLIAVMALGLPALGQAAEPAPKTAVPPPPQVADDGSAEPEPEVRIIQKGEQKIEEYRVNGKLYMVKVTPATGVPYYLVDEDGTGQMQRKEIDPTRRVVIPRWVLMRF; encoded by the coding sequence ATGCGTCGCTTATTGCTTATTGCCGTCATGGCCCTCGGCCTGCCGGCGCTCGGTCAGGCCGCCGAGCCTGCCCCCAAGACTGCCGTTCCGCCGCCGCCGCAGGTGGCCGACGACGGCAGCGCCGAACCCGAGCCCGAGGTGCGCATCATCCAGAAGGGCGAACAGAAGATCGAGGAGTACCGCGTCAACGGCAAGCTCTACATGGTCAAGGTCACGCCGGCGACCGGCGTGCCGTACTACCTGGTCGACGAAGACGGCACCGGCCAGATGCAGCGCAAGGAAATCGACCCGACCCGGCGTGTCGTGATTCCGCGCTGGGTATTGATGCGGTTCTGA
- a CDS encoding homoserine kinase produces the protein MSVYTSVGEAELAAWLTRYSIGQLKSLKGIAAGITNTNYFVDTTHGRYVLTLFEVLALDELPYYLELMSHLARHGVACPAPIADSTDSYASLLAGKPACVVTCLTGSEVGAPSAAQCQAVGEMLAAMHEAGNTFPKRMDNPRGPGWWSATAAGLYGEMDAADAASLHEEVAFQERYRFAHLPTGVVHADLFRDNVLLDGERVAGFIDFYYACNDVLLYDVAIALNDWARGEDGLIDDDKARALLAGYQSVRPLTGDERAAWPSMLRAAGLRFWVSRLLDLYRPQEGEMTYTKDPKVFQKVVEAHRARSDFWL, from the coding sequence ATGTCGGTATACACCTCGGTCGGCGAGGCTGAACTCGCCGCCTGGCTGACCCGCTATTCGATCGGGCAGCTCAAGTCGCTCAAAGGCATCGCCGCGGGCATCACCAATACCAACTACTTTGTCGATACCACGCACGGCCGCTACGTGCTGACGCTGTTCGAGGTGCTCGCGCTCGACGAACTGCCTTACTACCTCGAGCTGATGAGCCACCTCGCGCGCCACGGCGTCGCCTGTCCGGCGCCGATCGCCGATTCGACCGACAGTTACGCGTCGCTCTTGGCCGGCAAGCCGGCCTGTGTCGTTACCTGCCTGACCGGCTCCGAAGTCGGCGCGCCGTCGGCGGCGCAGTGCCAGGCGGTCGGCGAGATGCTCGCCGCGATGCACGAGGCCGGCAACACCTTCCCGAAACGGATGGACAACCCGCGCGGCCCGGGCTGGTGGAGCGCGACCGCCGCCGGCCTGTACGGCGAGATGGACGCGGCGGACGCGGCCAGCCTGCACGAGGAGGTCGCGTTCCAGGAGCGCTACCGCTTCGCCCACCTGCCGACCGGCGTCGTGCACGCCGACCTGTTCCGCGACAACGTGCTGCTCGACGGCGAGCGCGTCGCCGGCTTCATCGACTTCTACTACGCGTGCAACGACGTGCTGCTGTACGACGTGGCGATCGCGCTCAACGACTGGGCGCGCGGCGAGGACGGTCTGATCGACGACGACAAGGCGCGCGCGCTGTTGGCTGGCTACCAGTCGGTGCGGCCGCTGACCGGAGACGAGCGCGCCGCGTGGCCGTCGATGCTGCGCGCCGCGGGCCTGCGCTTCTGGGTGTCGCGGCTGTTGGACCTCTACCGCCCGCAGGAAGGCGAGATGACCTATACGAAAGATCCGAAGGTGTTTCAGAAGGTGGTCGAAGCCCACCGCGCGCGCAGCGACTTCTGGCTGTAG
- the wrbA gene encoding NAD(P)H:quinone oxidoreductase has translation MQDILVLYYSQHGATRELARLIARGIESVPGARARIRTVPKVSTVCEATAPAIPESGAPYVERADLAECVGLALGSPTRFGNMAASVKYFLDGTSAEWMAGTLAGKPACVFTTTSTQHGGQETTLLSMMLPLMHHGMLIVGLPYTEPALTHTTSGGSPYGVSHVSGVKNEAPISEDEKTLALAQGRRLAEAALKLAAR, from the coding sequence ATGCAGGACATTCTGGTGTTGTACTACAGCCAGCACGGCGCGACGCGCGAACTCGCGCGGCTGATCGCGCGCGGCATCGAGAGCGTGCCCGGCGCGCGCGCGCGCATCCGCACCGTGCCGAAAGTCTCGACCGTGTGCGAGGCGACCGCGCCTGCGATCCCCGAGTCGGGCGCGCCCTACGTCGAACGCGCCGACCTCGCCGAATGCGTCGGCCTCGCACTGGGCAGCCCGACGCGCTTCGGCAATATGGCCGCGTCGGTCAAGTATTTCCTCGACGGCACCAGCGCCGAGTGGATGGCCGGCACGCTGGCCGGCAAGCCGGCGTGCGTGTTCACCACCACCAGCACCCAGCACGGCGGGCAGGAAACGACGCTACTGTCGATGATGCTGCCGCTGATGCACCACGGCATGCTGATCGTCGGCCTGCCGTATACCGAGCCGGCGCTGACGCACACCACGAGCGGCGGCAGCCCCTACGGGGTGTCGCACGTGTCCGGCGTGAAGAACGAGGCGCCGATCTCGGAAGACGAGAAAACGCTGGCGCTCGCGCAGGGCAGAAGGCTGGCCGAGGCGGCGCTGAAGCTCGCGGCGCGCTGA
- a CDS encoding DUF3025 domain-containing protein → MPQPNWPLRHPDHPLYAPLTPLPELGHWPTQADFDALVVCARGRGAALPGHLRFACGLEPEHYYEAHIATTGEVPTRTQNWHDWFNALSWLAWPRAKTALNARHMRAIAGGEIKRGPLRDAATLFDECGVIVVASDAGLLDALAGMRWRELFIEKRECWGDSVAAFAFGHALMEQGLKMHIGWCGKALPLIVDAGFFALPADAQRAQLDARLAELLADDSFLSTPRALSPLPLLGIPGWWDANRDPAFYDDTGYFRASRREKSASVISSNTSVSGTISASTAQAMSSSSLPSGR, encoded by the coding sequence ATGCCGCAACCCAACTGGCCGCTGCGCCATCCCGACCACCCGCTGTACGCGCCGCTCACGCCGCTGCCCGAACTCGGCCACTGGCCGACCCAGGCCGACTTCGACGCGCTCGTCGTTTGCGCGCGCGGCCGTGGCGCGGCCTTGCCCGGCCATCTCCGCTTCGCCTGCGGCCTCGAACCCGAGCACTACTACGAAGCGCACATCGCGACCACCGGCGAGGTGCCGACGCGCACGCAGAACTGGCACGACTGGTTCAACGCGCTGTCGTGGCTGGCGTGGCCGCGCGCCAAGACCGCGCTCAACGCGCGTCACATGCGCGCGATCGCCGGAGGGGAAATCAAGCGCGGGCCGCTGCGCGACGCCGCGACGCTATTCGACGAGTGCGGCGTGATCGTCGTCGCGAGCGATGCCGGCCTGCTCGACGCGCTTGCAGGCATGCGCTGGCGGGAATTGTTCATAGAGAAAAGAGAGTGCTGGGGAGATAGCGTCGCCGCCTTCGCCTTCGGCCACGCGCTGATGGAACAGGGTCTCAAGATGCACATCGGCTGGTGCGGCAAGGCGCTGCCGCTTATCGTAGACGCCGGCTTCTTCGCGCTGCCGGCCGACGCGCAGCGCGCGCAACTGGACGCGCGCTTAGCCGAGCTCTTGGCCGACGACTCGTTTCTTTCGACGCCGCGCGCGCTCAGCCCCTTGCCGCTATTGGGCATCCCCGGCTGGTGGGATGCCAACCGGGACCCGGCCTTCTACGACGATACCGGCTACTTCAGGGCCAGCCGGCGCGAGAAGTCGGCCAGCGTCATCTCCTCGAACACGTCGGTCAGCGGCACCATCAGCGCCTCGACCGCGCAGGCGATGTCGTCGTCCTCGCTGCCGTCCGGCCGGTAG
- a CDS encoding sensor domain-containing diguanylate cyclase translates to MKHARLIALPPLLAASPAALAAGADFAAGTGLVGAVGVLFGVATGLWLGRRRRNGDKDARWQMARASALLGWFEYDPKSSQVMSEAELLSLLGLDKSWRTTSLERWLARVHPDDLPALTALTEAGAEHRLEFRIRHADDHWEWLSVHASLVGGAPDDDRLFGVCQVITQKKLAEAELVRREQHFRALVDNAADIVSRFDLDLNCRFVNRAVNRYTPLPREEMIGHRVGENGWPADAATQFETECRHLIDTWEGRRFEVEFESAQRRHVFEVRLLPEFDAEQRLVSILSLQREITETRQTQRLLEEENIVLEMIANNRPLPEVLTQLCRMIESQLNAGRCAVMLREKGREVLTLAAAPSLPSGFAHALREVPVGPDEPNCGGAAYWQRTTIVADVGAGTLPTRYRELAQQFAIRACWSVPVMTNEQHLIGTIAAYYAEPRSPSPDEMRFVYRASRIAAIALERDRHEKRLYHEATRDVLTNAYNRRHFLELAVREHKRSRRYDSPLSLLLVDMDHFKAINDAFGHPAGDEVLRAFTRLARQALRGSDVLGRLGGEEFAVLLPNTPLDEAHQVAERLRDAAEADAVDWQGAPIRYTLSVGVSTLFGADSIDDMLARADRWLYTVKRDGRNRCDGERAGLRDPVDAVR, encoded by the coding sequence TTGAAACACGCGCGCCTCATCGCCCTGCCCCCGCTCCTCGCCGCGAGCCCCGCCGCGCTGGCCGCCGGCGCCGATTTCGCCGCCGGCACCGGCCTCGTCGGCGCGGTCGGCGTGCTGTTCGGCGTGGCCACCGGCCTGTGGCTCGGGCGGCGGCGGCGCAACGGCGACAAGGACGCGCGCTGGCAGATGGCGCGCGCGAGCGCGCTGCTCGGCTGGTTCGAGTACGACCCGAAAAGCAGCCAGGTGATGAGCGAGGCGGAGCTGCTTTCGCTGCTGGGGCTCGACAAGAGTTGGCGCACCACGTCGCTCGAACGCTGGCTGGCGCGCGTGCATCCGGACGACCTGCCGGCCCTGACGGCGCTCACCGAAGCGGGCGCCGAACACCGGCTGGAATTCCGCATCCGCCACGCCGACGACCACTGGGAATGGCTGTCGGTACACGCGAGCCTCGTCGGCGGCGCGCCGGACGACGACCGGCTGTTCGGCGTCTGCCAGGTCATCACCCAGAAAAAACTCGCCGAGGCCGAACTGGTCCGCCGCGAACAGCACTTCCGTGCGCTGGTCGACAACGCCGCCGACATCGTGTCGCGCTTCGACCTCGACCTCAACTGCCGCTTCGTCAACCGCGCGGTCAACCGCTACACGCCTCTGCCGCGCGAGGAAATGATCGGCCACCGCGTCGGCGAGAACGGCTGGCCGGCCGACGCCGCCACCCAGTTCGAGACCGAATGCCGCCACCTGATCGACACCTGGGAGGGCCGCCGCTTCGAGGTCGAGTTCGAGTCGGCGCAGCGTCGCCATGTGTTCGAAGTGCGGCTCTTGCCCGAGTTCGACGCCGAGCAGCGGCTGGTCTCGATCCTGTCGCTGCAGCGCGAGATCACCGAGACGCGCCAGACGCAGCGCCTGCTCGAGGAAGAGAACATCGTGCTCGAGATGATCGCCAACAACCGGCCGCTGCCCGAGGTGCTGACGCAGCTGTGCCGGATGATCGAGTCGCAGCTGAACGCCGGTCGCTGCGCGGTCATGCTGCGTGAAAAGGGCCGCGAGGTGCTGACGCTGGCCGCCGCGCCGTCACTGCCCTCGGGCTTCGCCCATGCCTTGCGCGAGGTGCCCGTAGGCCCCGACGAGCCCAATTGCGGCGGTGCCGCCTACTGGCAGCGCACCACCATCGTCGCCGACGTCGGCGCGGGCACGCTGCCGACGCGCTACCGCGAACTCGCCCAGCAGTTCGCCATCCGTGCCTGCTGGTCGGTGCCGGTGATGACCAACGAACAACACCTGATCGGCACGATCGCGGCCTACTACGCCGAACCGCGCAGCCCGAGCCCGGACGAGATGCGCTTCGTCTACCGTGCGTCGCGTATCGCGGCGATCGCACTCGAACGCGACCGGCACGAGAAGCGCCTCTACCACGAGGCGACGCGCGACGTACTGACCAACGCCTACAACCGCCGCCACTTCCTCGAGTTGGCGGTGCGCGAACACAAGCGCAGCCGCCGCTACGACAGCCCGCTGTCGCTGCTCCTGGTCGACATGGACCACTTCAAAGCGATCAACGACGCGTTCGGCCATCCGGCCGGCGACGAGGTGCTGCGCGCCTTCACCCGGCTCGCGCGCCAGGCGCTGCGCGGCAGCGACGTGCTCGGCCGTCTCGGCGGCGAGGAATTCGCCGTGCTGCTGCCGAACACGCCGCTCGACGAGGCGCATCAGGTCGCCGAACGACTGCGCGACGCCGCCGAGGCCGACGCCGTCGACTGGCAGGGCGCGCCGATCCGCTACACGCTGAGTGTCGGCGTCAGCACGCTGTTCGGCGCCGACAGCATCGACGACATGCTCGCGCGCGCCGACCGCTGGCTCTACACCGTCAAGCGCGACGGCCGCAACCGTTGCGATGGCGAACGAGCCGGCCTCCGCGACCCGGTCGACGCCGTGCGCTAA
- the cysG gene encoding siroheme synthase CysG, translating to MDYFPIFLKLQGRPCVVVGGGDVALRKVRLLRQAGARVTVVAPELVAELAELADQGEIAHRAGEFAEADLDAAVLAIAATDDRDVNRRVAAAGEARRVPVNVVDDAELSGYITPAIVDRSPLVIAVSTGGGVPVLARLVRARLESLIPASFGALAGFAARFRDVVKARFDDVEARRAFWESVLEGPIADAVVAGNVEAAEAQMAQRLAEPDAPSGAVYLVGAGPGNPDLLTFRALRLMQQADVVLYDSLVAKELLELVRRDAERVFVGKQRANHTLPQEDINQLMVRLALEGKRVLRLKGGDPFTFGRGGEEIEELAARGIAFEVVPGITSASGAAAYAGIPLTHRDYAQSVTFVTGHKKDGSIDLDWPALTRPQQTVVVYMGLSTARELCAAFIEHGKAADTPAAIVEAATTARQRTLTGTLSTLPDAIDAAAIKSPAIIIVGEVVSLASRLAWYRGGNPRAGEGSKVQNGERGE from the coding sequence ATGGACTATTTTCCCATTTTTCTCAAGCTACAGGGTAGACCGTGTGTCGTGGTCGGCGGCGGCGACGTCGCCTTGCGCAAGGTCAGGCTGTTGCGCCAGGCCGGCGCGCGGGTGACGGTGGTCGCGCCCGAACTCGTCGCCGAGTTGGCCGAGCTCGCCGACCAGGGTGAGATCGCGCACCGCGCCGGCGAGTTCGCAGAGGCCGACCTCGACGCGGCGGTGCTGGCGATCGCCGCGACCGACGATCGCGACGTCAACCGGCGCGTCGCCGCAGCGGGCGAGGCGCGCCGGGTGCCGGTCAACGTCGTCGACGACGCCGAACTGTCGGGCTACATCACGCCGGCCATCGTCGACCGCTCGCCGTTGGTGATCGCGGTGTCGACCGGCGGCGGCGTGCCGGTGCTCGCGCGCCTGGTGCGCGCGCGGCTCGAGAGTCTGATCCCGGCGAGCTTCGGCGCGCTGGCGGGTTTCGCCGCGCGTTTTCGCGACGTGGTGAAGGCGCGCTTTGACGACGTAGAAGCGCGTCGCGCGTTCTGGGAGTCGGTGCTCGAGGGCCCGATCGCCGACGCGGTGGTCGCCGGCAACGTCGAGGCGGCCGAGGCGCAGATGGCGCAAAGGTTGGCCGAGCCCGACGCGCCGTCCGGCGCGGTGTACCTGGTCGGCGCCGGCCCGGGCAACCCCGACCTGTTGACCTTCCGCGCGCTGCGCCTGATGCAGCAGGCCGACGTCGTGCTGTACGACAGCCTGGTCGCGAAGGAACTGCTCGAACTGGTGCGCCGTGACGCCGAGCGCGTGTTCGTCGGCAAGCAGCGCGCCAACCACACGCTGCCGCAGGAAGACATCAACCAGCTGATGGTGCGCCTTGCGCTCGAAGGCAAGCGCGTGCTGCGTCTGAAGGGCGGCGACCCGTTCACCTTCGGCCGCGGCGGCGAGGAGATCGAGGAGCTGGCCGCGCGCGGCATCGCCTTCGAGGTGGTGCCGGGCATCACCAGCGCGAGCGGCGCGGCGGCCTACGCCGGCATCCCGCTCACGCATAGGGACTACGCGCAGTCGGTGACCTTCGTCACCGGCCACAAGAAGGACGGCAGCATCGATCTCGACTGGCCGGCGCTCACAAGGCCGCAGCAGACGGTGGTCGTCTACATGGGGCTGTCGACCGCGCGCGAACTGTGCGCGGCCTTCATCGAGCACGGCAAGGCGGCCGACACGCCGGCGGCGATCGTCGAGGCGGCGACGACGGCACGCCAGCGCACGCTGACCGGCACGCTGTCGACCCTGCCCGATGCGATCGACGCGGCGGCGATCAAATCGCCGGCGATCATCATCGTCGGCGAGGTGGTGAGCCTCGCTTCGCGTCTGGCTTGGTATCGCGGCGGGAACCCGCGCGCGGGCGAGGGTTCCAAGGTGCAGAACGGCGAGCGGGGGGAGTAA
- a CDS encoding PTS sugar transporter subunit IIA — protein sequence MCHYQLGDALIECATHVLGGPPERCAALAVGRDEDPDVVEEKARRLIDVLDAGDGVVVLTDLFGATPANVAARLAEPGHVRVAAGLNLAMLVRALCYRGLAIDDVMIKALEGARNGILDMQ from the coding sequence TTGTGCCACTACCAGCTCGGCGACGCGCTGATCGAGTGCGCGACGCACGTGCTGGGCGGCCCGCCCGAGCGCTGCGCGGCGCTGGCGGTCGGCCGCGACGAAGACCCGGACGTGGTAGAGGAAAAGGCGCGGCGCCTGATCGACGTGCTCGACGCCGGCGACGGCGTCGTGGTGCTGACCGACCTGTTCGGCGCGACGCCGGCCAACGTCGCCGCGAGGTTGGCCGAGCCCGGGCATGTGCGCGTCGCGGCCGGGCTGAACCTCGCGATGCTGGTCAGGGCGCTGTGCTATCGTGGCCTCGCCATTGACGATGTCATGATCAAGGCGCTGGAAGGCGCAAGAAACGGTATTCTCGACATGCAGTGA
- a CDS encoding HPr family phosphocarrier protein: MIKTQVEIINKLGLHARASSKFTQLASRFKSEVWLARNQRRVNGKSIMGVMMLAAGKGTTVELEVNGDDEHAASDALLALINNKFDEAE, from the coding sequence ATGATCAAGACCCAGGTGGAAATCATCAACAAACTGGGCCTGCACGCGCGCGCTTCGAGCAAGTTCACCCAGCTGGCCTCGCGCTTCAAGAGCGAGGTGTGGCTCGCGCGCAATCAGCGGCGCGTCAACGGCAAGAGCATCATGGGCGTGATGATGCTGGCCGCCGGCAAGGGCACGACCGTCGAGCTGGAGGTGAATGGCGACGACGAGCACGCCGCGAGCGACGCGCTCTTGGCGCTGATCAACAACAAGTTCGACGAGGCGGAGTAA
- the ptsP gene encoding phosphoenolpyruvate--protein phosphotransferase — protein MSIALHGVPIGGGIAIGRAHLISQSMDEVVHYQLVESELAEELARFDEAIATTREELERLTASVPDNAPAEMKAFLSLHVMLLSDPMLTEEPRGIIESQRCNAEWALKQQADALVEQFDAIEETYLRERKHDVLQVVERVFKNLNGQGVELPDGDWDGELILVAHDLSPADMVLFKDSAFSAFITDVGGSTSHTAILGRSLDLPSVIALHNARELIHEEEWIIVDGEQGVVMIDPDPLVLDDYRSRQERWRAARADLACLRLSPAETLDGEFIELLANIEVPSDIEDVIDASADGVGLFRSEFLFLGRDTLPSEDEQFQAYRKVVSAMQGKPVTIRTMDLGADKNARWMSHGVADNPALGLTGIRLCLAEPLLFRAQLRALMRASVYGKLRILFPMVSGLSELKQALSQLEIVKDELWEEGFAIAENVEVGAMVEVPAAALVVGSFLKLVDFVSIGTNDLIQYTLAVDRSDDAVSHLYDPLHPAVLKLVAHTIKTANKAGIPVSVCGEMAGDLRMTRLLLGMGLTRFSMHPAQVLAVKQIVRGTRLETVKELVARMLRTEDPDKIADLLTQLNTAPGV, from the coding sequence ATGAGCATCGCCCTGCACGGGGTGCCGATCGGCGGCGGGATCGCCATCGGTCGCGCCCACCTGATTTCGCAAAGCATGGACGAGGTGGTGCACTACCAGCTCGTCGAATCTGAGCTCGCCGAAGAGCTGGCGCGCTTCGACGAAGCGATCGCCACCACGCGCGAAGAGCTCGAAAGGCTCACCGCCAGCGTGCCCGACAACGCGCCGGCCGAGATGAAGGCCTTCCTGTCGCTGCACGTGATGCTGTTGTCCGACCCGATGCTGACCGAGGAGCCGCGCGGCATCATCGAGTCGCAGCGCTGCAACGCCGAATGGGCGCTCAAGCAGCAGGCCGACGCGCTGGTCGAGCAGTTCGACGCGATCGAGGAAACCTATCTGCGCGAGCGCAAGCACGACGTGCTGCAGGTGGTCGAGCGCGTGTTCAAGAACCTCAACGGCCAGGGCGTAGAACTGCCCGACGGCGACTGGGACGGCGAGCTGATCCTGGTCGCGCACGACCTGTCGCCGGCCGACATGGTGCTGTTCAAGGACAGCGCGTTTTCCGCCTTCATCACCGACGTCGGCGGTTCGACCAGCCACACCGCCATCCTCGGGCGCAGCCTCGACCTGCCGTCGGTGATCGCGCTGCACAACGCGCGCGAGCTGATCCACGAGGAAGAATGGATCATCGTCGACGGCGAGCAGGGCGTCGTCATGATCGACCCCGACCCGCTGGTGCTCGACGACTACCGCAGCCGCCAGGAGCGCTGGCGCGCGGCACGCGCCGATCTCGCCTGCCTGCGCCTGTCGCCGGCCGAGACGCTAGACGGCGAGTTCATCGAGCTGTTGGCCAACATCGAGGTGCCGTCCGACATCGAAGACGTCATCGACGCGTCGGCCGACGGCGTCGGCCTGTTCCGCAGCGAGTTCCTGTTTCTCGGCCGGGACACGCTGCCGTCCGAGGACGAGCAGTTCCAGGCCTACCGCAAGGTCGTGTCGGCGATGCAGGGCAAGCCGGTGACGATCCGCACCATGGACCTGGGCGCCGACAAGAACGCACGCTGGATGAGCCACGGCGTCGCCGACAATCCGGCGCTGGGGCTGACCGGCATCCGGCTGTGCCTGGCCGAGCCGCTGTTGTTCCGCGCGCAGCTGCGCGCGCTGATGCGCGCGTCGGTCTACGGCAAGCTGCGCATCCTGTTCCCGATGGTCAGCGGCCTTTCCGAACTCAAGCAGGCGCTCTCCCAGCTCGAGATCGTCAAGGACGAGCTGTGGGAGGAGGGCTTCGCGATCGCCGAGAACGTCGAAGTCGGCGCGATGGTCGAGGTGCCGGCCGCCGCGCTGGTCGTCGGCAGCTTCCTCAAGCTGGTCGACTTCGTGTCGATCGGCACCAACGACCTGATCCAGTACACGCTGGCGGTCGACCGCAGCGACGACGCGGTCAGCCATCTGTACGACCCGCTGCATCCGGCGGTGCTCAAACTGGTCGCGCACACGATCAAGACCGCCAACAAGGCCGGCATCCCGGTGTCGGTGTGCGGCGAGATGGCGGGCGACCTGAGGATGACGCGGCTCCTGCTCGGCATGGGGCTGACGCGCTTCTCGATGCACCCGGCGCAGGTGCTGGCGGTCAAGCAGATCGTCAGGGGCACGAGACTCGAAACTGTTAAGGAGTTGGTCGCGCGCATGCTGCGCACCGAAGACCCTGATAAAATCGCCGATCTGCTGACTCAACTGAATACCGCGCCGGGCGTCTGA
- the rfaQ gene encoding putative lipopolysaccharide heptosyltransferase III — protein MLKDAIAPQALRRVLVVKLRHHGDVLLTSPVLSVLKRHAPHAEIDALVYHDTREMISGHPALSELFTVDRGWKRLGPVGQLKAEWALLKRLKARDYDLIVHLTEHNRGAWLSRFLKPRHSVAMEGRGRFFKKSFTHRFPYLHGNRRHTVEIHLDALRRLGIQPAPGDRRLVLEPGDDAFASVAARLLAEGLAPRRFVVVHPSSRWMFKSWPAERMAEVIDHLAAEGWQVVLTAAPSDEELAMVNAIKSRLSRPVSDWSASLSLKELAALIAQARLYLGVDSVPMHIAAAMGTPTVALFGPSGDKEWGPWQVAHRIIADNGFGCRPCGRAGCGDGQLSECLTAIPSSRVIEAIDSLLKETA, from the coding sequence ATGCTCAAGGATGCCATAGCCCCCCAAGCGCTGCGCCGCGTGCTCGTCGTCAAGCTGCGTCATCACGGCGACGTGTTGCTGACCTCGCCGGTGCTGTCGGTGCTCAAGCGTCACGCGCCGCACGCCGAGATCGACGCGCTGGTCTACCACGATACCCGCGAGATGATCTCGGGCCATCCGGCGCTGTCCGAGCTGTTCACCGTCGACCGCGGCTGGAAGAGGCTCGGCCCTGTCGGCCAGTTGAAGGCCGAATGGGCGCTGCTGAAGCGCTTGAAGGCGCGCGACTACGACCTCATCGTGCATCTGACCGAACACAACCGGGGTGCCTGGCTGAGTCGCTTCCTCAAGCCGCGCCACTCGGTCGCGATGGAAGGGCGCGGGCGCTTCTTCAAGAAGAGCTTCACCCACCGCTTCCCCTATTTGCACGGCAACCGGCGCCATACGGTGGAAATCCATCTGGACGCGTTGCGCAGGCTCGGCATCCAGCCGGCGCCCGGGGATCGCCGCCTCGTGCTCGAGCCGGGGGACGACGCCTTTGCCAGCGTGGCGGCGCGACTGTTGGCCGAAGGCCTCGCGCCGCGACGCTTCGTCGTGGTCCATCCTTCTTCACGCTGGATGTTCAAGAGCTGGCCCGCCGAGCGGATGGCCGAGGTGATCGACCACCTTGCTGCCGAGGGTTGGCAAGTCGTGCTGACCGCGGCGCCGTCCGACGAGGAGCTCGCGATGGTGAACGCGATCAAGAGCCGGCTAAGCCGCCCCGTCTCCGACTGGAGCGCGAGCCTGTCGCTGAAGGAGCTGGCGGCGCTGATCGCGCAGGCGCGCCTCTATCTCGGTGTCGACTCCGTCCCGATGCATATCGCGGCGGCGATGGGGACGCCGACGGTCGCGTTGTTCGGCCCGTCGGGCGACAAGGAATGGGGGCCGTGGCAGGTCGCTCACCGGATCATCGCCGACAACGGCTTTGGCTGCCGCCCGTGCGGGCGCGCCGGCTGCGGCGACGGGCAGCTCAGCGAGTGCCTGACCGCGATACCGTCGTCGCGCGTCATCGAGGCGATCGATTCCTTGCTTAAGGAGACCGCGTGA